The following coding sequences are from one Formosa haliotis window:
- the proC gene encoding pyrroline-5-carboxylate reductase has protein sequence MKLLVIGAGNMGLTYAEAMSKSKLLKKRNIMILDNSDEKLESLEKISHFDVFKNPKDCVPQADLIFLAVKPYHADELFAKMAPLVTKGQIVISLMAGVTISHIQTALDLAKVVRTMPNLPAKVGKGLTSYTASDEVTRIELLTIENLLNTTGKSIKVSSENYIDASTGISGSGPAYVFYFMQSMLEAALQMGFSEKNSKILVSQTFTGAIDLFNQEDLSPNTWMERVASKGGTTRAALDSMDDNNVNELIKEAAFAAFNRAIELGADK, from the coding sequence ATGAAATTATTAGTAATTGGAGCCGGAAACATGGGTCTAACCTATGCCGAAGCCATGTCGAAATCTAAGCTTCTTAAAAAAAGAAACATTATGATTTTGGACAACTCCGACGAGAAGCTCGAAAGTTTAGAAAAAATCTCACATTTCGATGTCTTCAAAAATCCAAAAGACTGCGTACCACAGGCAGATTTAATTTTTCTAGCAGTAAAGCCTTATCATGCCGACGAGCTTTTTGCTAAAATGGCACCCTTAGTCACTAAAGGTCAAATTGTAATCTCTTTAATGGCTGGAGTCACAATAAGTCATATTCAAACGGCCTTAGATTTAGCCAAAGTTGTTCGTACTATGCCAAACCTTCCAGCTAAAGTTGGTAAAGGACTTACCTCCTACACCGCTTCAGACGAAGTGACGCGTATAGAACTTTTAACTATAGAAAACCTGTTAAATACCACAGGAAAATCCATTAAAGTAAGTAGCGAAAATTATATCGATGCTTCTACAGGTATTTCTGGATCTGGTCCTGCATACGTTTTTTACTTTATGCAAAGTATGCTAGAAGCCGCTTTACAAATGGGCTTTTCAGAAAAAAATTCTAAAATATTAGTGAGTCAAACCTTTACCGGTGCCATAGACTTGTTTAACCAAGAAGACCTTTCTCCAAATACCTGGATGGAACGTGTTGCGTCTAAAGGAGGTACAACCCGTGCTGCTTTAGATAGTATGGACGATAATAATGTAAATGAATTAATCAAGGAGGCTGCTTTTGCTGCCTTTAATAGAGCTATAGAATTAGGTGCAGACAAATAA